In marine bacterium B5-7, the genomic stretch TCATGCTCTATCTTATCTCCACCAAGGGCTAGCGATCTTACGACGTCCCGCCAAACTTGAACGGAACCAACGTAAGAAGACGGGGACAGTGAATCCATAGCGCTCCAATGCTGCGAAAAATATCATCGCCACAATGGCTACCCAAAAGGTCCACCAAGAAATGTGTAATAAAAACACGAGAAATGGAAATGCAGCACGCGCATCCACCATAAAAAAGCGCGGCATACGTGCGGAATCACGCCAATGGGCTTCGGCCACTACTCTACTCCTCACGAATCACTGTTTATGTGATCCCTAGGATAACGGAACGGCGTTTGAATGCCAACCAGTTGTTAGCTAACTGCTTGACAATACAGCGAAAAAATTGCTTCAATGAGGTTATTGTTTCAACCCAAAAAGTTGCCGTCCTATGTCAAAATGCATTTCCCTGTCTGCGTTATCACTTGCGTGTCTCATTGGCTGTACGCCAGTGCCTTCTGATAACTTGCCGTCGAACACAGATATCGCTGTTTCCGACAACACAAAATTAACAGAAGCCGCGGTTTCTGCCTCTAAGTCTTTAGCGCGCTTAGCGCAAATCGAACAAGCCGTTCATCCGGACAAACCGATCACGACACCACCCAACCCATCCAGCTACGGCATGGGACAGTTGGTCTCCGTTGATTGGTCTGGTCCTATCGGCCCCATTATCGATAAAGTCGCCAGTGCCAGTGGTTATCACGTGCGTGTACTGGGTAACGCACCGAGCATTCCTGTGATCATTAGCGTCGCTGCACACAACATTCCCTTGGGTGATGTGCTTAGCAACATTGGGTATCAAGCGGGTAACCGCGCAGATGTCGTCGTCTTCCCATCCACGCATACGATCACATTGAAGTACACTGCATGAAAATAGCTGCGACCATATGTTTCTCTCTGTTAACACTTTCTTTAGTGGCATGTACGCCGCATGCGAGTGTTGATCAAGAACATCCAACGCTTTCACAAATTGAATCGATGAATAGTCGTCAATTCACGGAAAAAAGCACAAAATCAAACTCGATCCGTTTGGCTGCCTTGCGTGACACCGCCATGGGTTATGCCGCACAACAAGCCTTAGCAGAACGCAGCGATCAGATTAACGCCTTACTCAACAAACAAGCAAAGCAATTAGATCACGTGTTTAATTTCTCAAATATTATGCTTGATCATCATGTCGTGCCACCCGTACTCGAGGTTGGTAACAACGCATTACGTTTAGATGGCGCACAAACCATTCGTATTTCAGATAAAAATTATAAAATTCTTAAGCAAGCTCACTTTGCCACTGTCTCGCCCAGTTGGCGCGATTATCTGTGGATGAACTTCACTAAACCGGCGAAACCTGATATCACCCTGCTACCTAAAAACCACGCAGAACAAGCTTACTGGAAAAAATATTCAGCTCAAGGTTGGCACAATGGACTATCGCAAGCGAACCAAATCCTTGATCAAAACCTCGGCCGTTTAAAGCGCGATTACGAAGGCATGGTGCTCTACCACGAATTACTTGCCAGACACATGGTGAGTCAACCCTATGTTGCTAAAACAGAAATGGGGATCACTGGTGGCGGCGATCACATGAAT encodes the following:
- the icmT gene encoding phosphoesterase; the encoded protein is MAEAHWRDSARMPRFFMVDARAAFPFLVFLLHISWWTFWVAIVAMIFFAALERYGFTVPVFLRWFRSSLAGRRKIASPWWR
- the dotD gene encoding LuxR family transcriptional regulator, which produces MSKCISLSALSLACLIGCTPVPSDNLPSNTDIAVSDNTKLTEAAVSASKSLARLAQIEQAVHPDKPITTPPNPSSYGMGQLVSVDWSGPIGPIIDKVASASGYHVRVLGNAPSIPVIISVAAHNIPLGDVLSNIGYQAGNRADVVVFPSTHTITLKYTA
- the dotC gene encoding type IV secretion system protein DotC, encoding MKIAATICFSLLTLSLVACTPHASVDQEHPTLSQIESMNSRQFTEKSTKSNSIRLAALRDTAMGYAAQQALAERSDQINALLNKQAKQLDHVFNFSNIMLDHHVVPPVLEVGNNALRLDGAQTIRISDKNYKILKQAHFATVSPSWRDYLWMNFTKPAKPDITLLPKNHAEQAYWKKYSAQGWHNGLSQANQILDQNLGRLKRDYEGMVLYHELLARHMVSQPYVAKTEMGITGGGDHMNIHDQLLRITALPGLNVETSKWKTALRYDDDNS